A part of Dehalogenimonas sp. W genomic DNA contains:
- the rpsL gene encoding 30S ribosomal protein S12: MPTVNQLVRKGRNKLAKKAKTPALHYNFNALKNRNVYGTGSPQKRGVCLQVKTTTPKKPNSALRKIARVRLSNHMEVTAYIPGEGHNLQEHSVVLIRGGRVPDLPGVRYHIVRGTLDTAGVANRKQGRSKYGSKVAKAGKTAAKK; encoded by the coding sequence ATGCCAACGGTAAATCAGTTAGTCAGAAAAGGGCGCAATAAGCTGGCGAAGAAAGCCAAGACTCCGGCGTTGCATTACAACTTCAATGCCCTCAAGAACCGTAATGTTTACGGTACCGGTTCGCCGCAAAAGCGCGGTGTTTGTCTCCAGGTGAAAACCACTACGCCCAAGAAACCTAATTCGGCGCTGCGTAAAATAGCCCGCGTCCGTCTTTCCAACCATATGGAAGTTACTGCTTATATTCCCGGTGAAGGTCACAACCTGCAGGAGCACTCGGTTGTGCTTATCCGTGGCGGTCGCGTGCCGGATCTGCCGGGTGTGCGCTATCATATCGTCCGTGGTACTCTGGACACCGCCGGCGTAGCTAATCGCAAGCAGGGACGCTCCAAGTATGGCTCCAAGGTGGCCAAAGCCGGTAAGACCGCGGCTAAAAAATAA
- a CDS encoding ECF subfamily RNA polymerase sigma factor, BldN family gives MQQDEREIITRAQARDAEAFGLIYEAYFDKIYRYVSIKTGNRTEAEDLTQQVFVKALSSIHSYKVMSNIPFSAWLYRIAHNQIVDSLRKRSRRPTVELDETMPLAADDDPAAETELKMESRELIAATQKLTPSQREVIALRFGAELPIAEVARLTGRTEGAVKAMQHAAIAALRRLMMEKI, from the coding sequence GTGCAGCAAGACGAACGAGAAATTATAACGCGGGCGCAAGCGCGGGATGCGGAGGCCTTCGGTCTTATCTATGAAGCCTATTTTGATAAGATTTACCGTTATGTCAGCATTAAAACCGGCAACCGCACGGAGGCTGAAGACTTGACGCAGCAGGTGTTTGTCAAAGCCCTGAGTTCAATACATTCTTACAAGGTGATGAGCAACATCCCTTTCAGTGCCTGGTTGTACCGTATCGCGCATAACCAGATCGTTGACAGCCTGAGAAAGAGGTCGCGCCGGCCAACAGTGGAGCTGGATGAGACGATGCCGCTGGCGGCTGATGATGATCCGGCCGCCGAAACCGAATTAAAAATGGAGAGCCGGGAACTTATAGCGGCAACCCAAAAACTGACCCCGTCCCAAAGGGAGGTGATTGCCCTGCGTTTCGGGGCCGAGCTGCCCATTGCTGAGGTAGCCCGCCTGACCGGCCGAACCGAAGGGGCTGTCAAGGCAATGCAGCACGCGGCTATAGCCGCATTGCGGCGGCTGATGATGGAAAAAATATGA
- a CDS encoding DUF5667 domain-containing protein, translating into MNTADKHNNNIIIEDIFDECLDAVLSGRASVENCMEKYPAQAAELADLLNIALGIARSPELVPSPGARMRIRYGLNEKLAETAHRQNKPFWRLGWANAVITLLLSLSLGGGGLAFTVSGSMPGEVLYPLKTGMEQTLISLTPGNDAKVKLYTAFNDRRVAEIMYLAGIGDSLAIAELTSSIAANFSAAAAIQGLNPNKTIDMLAPPSGTEWTVSITGTPENDRGAGVSSAVAEILTDAEASQLASLTDIPPGASPAVQLALEQAAAVIRDGYSDLLSRFD; encoded by the coding sequence ATGAATACAGCAGATAAACACAACAACAACATAATAATAGAAGACATCTTTGATGAATGTCTGGATGCCGTGCTTTCCGGCCGCGCTTCAGTAGAAAACTGCATGGAAAAATACCCCGCTCAAGCCGCAGAACTGGCCGACCTGCTGAATATCGCCCTGGGAATCGCCCGGTCACCCGAACTTGTGCCTTCGCCCGGTGCCAGAATGCGCATCCGTTATGGGCTGAATGAAAAACTGGCCGAGACGGCACATCGGCAAAACAAACCATTCTGGCGTCTCGGCTGGGCCAACGCCGTAATAACTCTGTTGCTCAGCCTTAGTCTAGGAGGCGGCGGCCTGGCATTTACCGTCAGCGGCAGTATGCCGGGTGAGGTCTTGTATCCGCTGAAAACTGGTATGGAGCAGACTTTAATCAGCCTGACTCCGGGAAATGATGCCAAAGTTAAGCTCTATACGGCATTCAATGATCGCCGGGTAGCTGAAATCATGTACCTGGCCGGCATTGGTGATTCGCTAGCTATTGCCGAACTCACTTCAAGCATTGCCGCCAACTTCTCCGCGGCCGCGGCTATACAAGGTCTTAATCCTAATAAAACGATAGATATGCTGGCTCCTCCGTCCGGCACGGAATGGACCGTCAGTATTACCGGTACGCCCGAAAACGACCGAGGTGCGGGAGTTTCATCCGCCGTTGCTGAAATATTGACTGATGCCGAAGCTTCCCAACTGGCCAGCTTGACTGATATCCCTCCCGGTGCGTCGCCGGCGGTCCAACTGGCGCTGGAACAGGCCGCGGCGGTTATCCGCGACGGCTATTCCGATCTATTATCCCGCTTTGATTAA